The following are from one region of the Paenibacillus sp. KS-LC4 genome:
- a CDS encoding peptidoglycan-binding domain-containing protein: MKWDWSISSRRNLGKTIGALLLAVALMMSMPSTSMAFGKGDHGPDVYVVQGMLKSMGSYAGPINGKFDSLTVKGVKYFQKMHGLPVTGAVDSRTFQSITYAYSQVKYPSGAKAKSRAKGNFRIKGQGGGQGIGGGAGQGGGQGIGGGAGQGGGKGIGGGAGQGGGKGIGGGAGQGGGQGIGGGAGQGGGQGIGGGAGQGGGQGNGGGAGQGGGQGIGGGAGQGGGQGIGGGAGQGGGQGIGGGAGQGGGQGIGGGAGQGGGKGIGGGAGQGEEQGNGGGQAPTTKPAPIVTPAPTIAPAPATPAPTTVPAPATPAPTVAPKPKSYY, from the coding sequence ATGAAATGGGACTGGAGCATTTCCTCTCGCAGGAATTTGGGAAAAACGATTGGGGCATTGCTTCTGGCTGTTGCCCTGATGATGAGCATGCCGAGCACAAGCATGGCTTTTGGAAAAGGTGATCATGGGCCGGATGTGTACGTCGTTCAAGGGATGCTAAAATCAATGGGTAGCTATGCTGGCCCAATTAACGGGAAATTCGACAGTTTAACGGTAAAGGGAGTTAAGTATTTTCAGAAAATGCATGGGCTTCCGGTTACTGGTGCAGTCGACAGCCGGACATTCCAGTCCATTACTTATGCATACAGCCAAGTAAAGTATCCTTCGGGTGCGAAGGCAAAGAGCCGAGCGAAAGGCAACTTCCGCATTAAGGGTCAAGGCGGAGGCCAAGGGATCGGCGGCGGAGCCGGTCAAGGCGGAGGCCAAGGAATCGGCGGCGGAGCCGGTCAAGGCGGAGGTAAAGGGATCGGCGGCGGAGCCGGTCAAGGCGGAGGTAAAGGAATTGGCGGAGGAGCCGGTCAAGGCGGAGGCCAAGGGATCGGCGGAGGAGCCGGTCAAGGCGGAGGCCAAGGAATTGGCGGAGGAGCCGGTCAAGGCGGAGGCCAAGGAAACGGCGGAGGAGCCGGTCAAGGCGGAGGCCAAGGAATTGGCGGAGGAGCCGGTCAAGGCGGAGGCCAAGGGATTGGCGGAGGAGCCGGTCAAGGCGGAGGCCAAGGAATTGGCGGAGGAGCCGGTCAAGGCGGAGGCCAAGGGATTGGCGGAGGAGCCGGTCAAGGCGGAGGTAAAGGGATCGGCGGCGGGGCCGGTCAAGGCGAGGAGCAAGGAAACGGCGGCGGACAAGCTCCTACTACGAAGCCGGCTCCAATTGTTACGCCAGCGCCAACTATTGCTCCAGCGCCGGCAACACCAGCGCCAACGACAGTTCCAGCGCCAGCAACGCCAGCGCCAACTGTAGCACCAAAACCAAAATCATATTACTAA
- the fmt gene encoding methionyl-tRNA formyltransferase: MRIVFMGTPEFAVPSLQLLINNGYEVVAVVTQPDRPKGRKRTLTPPPVKEAALALGLPVLQPERMRSSEAVEALAQYRPDLIVTAAYGQILPKAVLELPRLGCINVHGSLLPRYRGGAPIQRAIINGETVTGVTIMYMAEGLDTGDMISKVEVAITDEDTSGSLFEKLSAAGAELLEQTLPAIISGAAARVEQQHELATYAPNLSREDERIDWAKSARQIYNQVRGLSPMAGAFTYLNGELFKVWACAKPAEPSSTDRAAAALPGTVREASGAGIAVQTGAGVIVLTQIQPAGKKAMSAADWLKGSRLAEGTVFGEANEISGEDQ, translated from the coding sequence ATGCGTATTGTATTTATGGGGACGCCGGAGTTCGCCGTCCCTTCTTTGCAGTTGTTAATTAATAACGGCTATGAGGTCGTGGCGGTTGTCACGCAGCCGGATCGTCCAAAGGGGCGTAAGCGGACGCTTACGCCTCCGCCTGTGAAAGAAGCGGCGCTGGCTTTAGGCTTGCCGGTTTTGCAGCCTGAGCGCATGCGCAGCAGCGAAGCGGTAGAGGCGCTGGCGCAGTATCGCCCTGATTTAATTGTGACCGCAGCTTATGGGCAAATATTGCCGAAGGCTGTACTGGAGCTGCCGCGTCTAGGCTGTATCAACGTTCATGGCTCGCTGCTGCCTCGCTATCGCGGGGGGGCGCCGATTCAACGTGCGATCATCAATGGCGAGACGGTAACAGGCGTAACGATTATGTATATGGCTGAAGGACTGGACACAGGCGACATGATCAGCAAGGTGGAGGTCGCCATTACGGATGAGGATACATCGGGCTCGCTGTTTGAGAAGCTGAGCGCCGCTGGAGCGGAGCTGCTGGAGCAGACGCTCCCAGCCATTATTTCAGGCGCTGCGGCAAGGGTGGAGCAGCAGCATGAGCTGGCAACTTACGCGCCGAATTTGTCGCGTGAGGATGAACGGATTGATTGGGCGAAATCTGCCCGCCAAATCTATAATCAAGTGCGCGGCCTGTCGCCGATGGCCGGTGCGTTCACCTATTTGAACGGCGAGCTGTTCAAGGTATGGGCTTGCGCCAAGCCAGCAGAACCGTCCAGCACGGATCGTGCTGCCGCAGCTTTGCCGGGAACGGTGCGCGAAGCAAGTGGAGCGGGCATCGCCGTACAGACAGGTGCTGGCGTAATCGTGCTTACGCAAATTCAGCCAGCAGGCAAAAAAGCGATGTCAGCGGCTGATTGGCTGAAAGGCTCACGACTGGCTGAAGGCACTGTCTTCGGCGAAGCAAACGAGATAAGCGGTGAAGACCAATGA
- a CDS encoding LutB/LldF family L-lactate oxidation iron-sulfur protein, whose protein sequence is MSAPAGTKVPPTVKGRADLALNDEFLRKAVKFTTERLRNGKHAATAEHGNWEDWRERGRQIRLHTIAHLDYYLNLFADNARANGVHVHFASTAAEAVKVSLAIAKQVKAKSIVKSKSMVTEELHLNHALEELGIEAIETDLGEYIIQLAGETPSHIIIPAIHKNRFQIAELLSKEAGETLEADTTILAGFVRKKLREKFLEADIGMTGCNFAIAETGSMVLFENEGNARMVTTVPKTQITLMGMERIIPSWTDLEVMATLLPRSATGQKLTMYMSGITGPRRNEDADGPDEMHIIIVDNGRSNQLGDPEFQELLNCIRCGACLNACPVYRHIGGHAYGGTYSGPIGAVLTPALQKNVGDWDDIANASSLCGACYEACPVKIPLHEMLIYLRRRKQEGGKRDLAEAGGMKGFSAIMGNSGRFKGVVKLGKLGQKLVSRNGEIRLKLGPLKGWNSYRVTPSLPKQSFRDKWGTLEEELRHGLNELSPDARSRMEQLVRSREQNGGGHGHG, encoded by the coding sequence ATGAGTGCACCAGCAGGAACGAAAGTGCCGCCGACGGTCAAAGGGCGGGCGGATTTGGCGTTGAACGATGAGTTTTTACGTAAGGCGGTAAAGTTTACGACGGAGCGACTTCGAAACGGCAAGCATGCAGCTACAGCCGAGCATGGCAATTGGGAGGATTGGCGCGAGCGAGGACGGCAAATTCGTCTGCATACGATCGCCCATCTGGATTACTATTTGAATTTGTTCGCTGACAATGCTCGGGCGAATGGCGTTCATGTGCATTTTGCTTCGACGGCGGCTGAAGCGGTCAAAGTATCGCTTGCCATCGCCAAGCAGGTAAAGGCAAAATCAATCGTAAAGTCCAAGTCGATGGTTACCGAAGAGCTGCATCTCAATCATGCGCTTGAAGAGCTCGGCATTGAAGCGATTGAAACCGATTTGGGCGAGTATATTATTCAGCTTGCCGGCGAGACGCCTTCGCATATTATTATTCCAGCTATACACAAAAATCGCTTTCAAATTGCTGAGCTGCTCTCTAAGGAAGCAGGAGAGACGCTTGAAGCGGATACGACGATACTCGCGGGCTTCGTCCGCAAAAAGCTGCGGGAAAAGTTTCTTGAAGCGGATATCGGCATGACGGGCTGCAATTTTGCGATTGCGGAAACCGGGTCGATGGTATTGTTTGAAAATGAAGGTAATGCGCGTATGGTGACGACGGTGCCGAAAACCCAAATTACGCTGATGGGCATGGAACGGATTATTCCTTCCTGGACGGATCTTGAAGTGATGGCGACGCTTCTGCCGCGGTCAGCGACCGGGCAGAAGCTGACGATGTATATGTCCGGCATTACCGGACCGCGCCGCAATGAGGATGCCGATGGACCAGATGAAATGCATATCATTATTGTAGATAATGGACGTTCAAATCAGCTTGGCGATCCTGAGTTTCAGGAGCTGCTCAATTGCATTCGCTGCGGCGCTTGCCTCAACGCTTGCCCAGTATACCGCCACATTGGCGGTCATGCCTATGGCGGAACGTACAGCGGACCGATTGGAGCGGTGCTGACGCCCGCGCTCCAAAAAAACGTCGGCGATTGGGATGATATTGCCAACGCTTCTAGCTTGTGCGGCGCCTGCTATGAAGCCTGTCCGGTCAAAATCCCGCTGCATGAAATGCTCATTTATTTGCGCAGGCGCAAGCAAGAGGGCGGGAAACGCGATTTGGCGGAAGCGGGCGGCATGAAAGGATTTTCAGCCATTATGGGCAATTCGGGTCGCTTCAAGGGGGTAGTCAAGCTGGGCAAGCTGGGACAGAAGCTTGTTTCACGCAACGGTGAAATTAGGCTTAAGCTTGGGCCGCTGAAGGGCTGGAACAGCTACCGTGTTACGCCAAGCCTGCCGAAGCAGTCGTTCCGCGATAAATGGGGCACGCTCGAAGAGGAGCTTCGCCATGGTCTGAATGAGCTAAGTCCAGATGCACGCAGCCGGATGGAGCAGCTCGTTCGCAGCAGAGAGCAAAATGGAGGAGGGCACGGACATGGCTGA
- the def gene encoding peptide deformylase produces MAIRIIVKDPDPVLREPAMEVTKFNSNLKRLLKDMAETMYDADGVGLAAPQVGISKRVIVVDIGDENGLIEMVNPVIVEEEGEQLGPEGCLSIPNLNGDVMRSDRIVVKGQNSDGETFTVEAQGFLSRAFQHEVDHLNGILFTDLAESVYDISERQKKGGE; encoded by the coding sequence ATGGCCATTCGTATTATTGTAAAAGATCCTGATCCCGTTTTGAGGGAGCCAGCTATGGAAGTTACTAAATTTAATTCCAACTTGAAACGGCTGCTTAAAGATATGGCGGAAACGATGTACGACGCTGATGGCGTCGGTCTAGCGGCTCCGCAGGTCGGCATTTCCAAGCGTGTTATCGTGGTGGATATTGGAGATGAAAATGGACTGATCGAAATGGTCAACCCGGTCATCGTGGAAGAAGAAGGAGAGCAGCTTGGACCTGAGGGCTGCCTGAGTATTCCGAATCTAAACGGAGATGTGATGCGTTCAGACCGCATCGTCGTAAAAGGTCAAAATTCCGATGGCGAGACGTTTACGGTTGAAGCGCAGGGCTTCCTTTCGCGGGCGTTCCAGCACGAGGTTGATCATTTGAACGGCATTTTGTTCACGGATCTCGCCGAGAGCGTGTACGATATTTCCGAAAGACAGAAAAAAGGCGGCGAATAA
- a CDS encoding J domain-containing protein: MEDVKQAYAKLGLPENASKEEVEKRYSLLLRQSRSRTQTTSNGETAEEEFSQVTAAYKRILEAEDQKFKQAFNEKEYGKFKNMASAAEKTDHFWRYYKFHVFGGIVAIALIIYGVIAYMDHREEQRYLASLPPVDLSVMYFGEFFTEDNKQDMAVLEQSLLDKFPEWKRFKVNLTYVPLDAKDAVDMASQQKAMVVLATEKPDIYILDSATFNWISPQGVLQNIDDAVSGVLKSSVTESELVKKTTEDEPVEHVYGIDISNSPLVKNLSVITPKNYIVGVRVNSENTDKAIQFIDKFLKAK, translated from the coding sequence ATGGAAGATGTAAAACAAGCCTACGCGAAGCTGGGCCTTCCCGAAAACGCTTCAAAAGAAGAGGTTGAGAAACGCTATAGCCTCTTGCTTCGCCAATCCCGCTCACGGACGCAGACTACAAGCAATGGGGAGACGGCGGAAGAGGAATTCAGCCAAGTGACTGCCGCTTACAAACGGATACTTGAAGCAGAGGATCAGAAGTTTAAGCAAGCGTTCAATGAGAAAGAGTATGGGAAGTTTAAAAATATGGCGTCTGCCGCCGAGAAAACCGACCATTTTTGGCGCTACTATAAATTCCATGTTTTCGGTGGAATTGTGGCGATTGCTCTTATTATCTACGGCGTTATCGCTTATATGGACCATCGCGAGGAACAGCGCTACCTTGCCAGCCTGCCGCCGGTGGATTTGTCCGTCATGTATTTTGGCGAATTTTTTACAGAGGACAATAAGCAGGACATGGCTGTTCTCGAGCAATCGCTGCTGGACAAGTTCCCCGAGTGGAAACGGTTTAAAGTGAATTTGACCTATGTGCCGCTTGATGCTAAAGATGCAGTCGATATGGCCTCCCAGCAAAAAGCGATGGTTGTTCTGGCAACGGAGAAGCCGGATATTTATATTCTTGACTCGGCCACCTTCAACTGGATCAGTCCGCAGGGCGTCCTTCAAAACATTGATGATGCAGTAAGCGGCGTGCTGAAATCCTCGGTTACCGAGAGTGAGCTCGTCAAAAAAACGACGGAGGATGAACCAGTCGAGCATGTATACGGCATCGATATCAGCAACAGCCCACTGGTGAAAAATCTTTCCGTGATTACGCCAAAAAACTATATCGTTGGCGTCCGTGTAAATAGCGAGAACACAGATAAAGCGATTCAATTTATTGATAAGTTTTTGAAAGCAAAATAG
- a CDS encoding GNAT family N-acetyltransferase: MYTHRPLQSPDLPTICSFPQNEDELFYMFPSAAFPLTPEKILNNLPDRLEPTVITYGENVVCYANFYKDDNKECWLGNVIVSPDYRGKGAASFLIETMEMIAKEKLNVTKLNLLCHNTNTRGLLFYKKLGYKPFDISVRFRSSGEHVACVHMEKPL, encoded by the coding sequence ATGTATACGCACCGACCCTTGCAATCGCCCGATCTTCCGACGATCTGTTCTTTTCCACAAAATGAAGATGAATTATTTTATATGTTTCCATCGGCCGCCTTCCCTTTAACGCCTGAGAAAATATTAAATAACCTTCCTGATCGGCTGGAACCGACCGTCATTACATACGGGGAGAACGTTGTCTGCTACGCTAACTTTTATAAGGATGACAATAAAGAATGCTGGCTAGGCAATGTCATTGTCTCCCCTGATTATCGCGGCAAAGGAGCAGCGAGCTTTTTGATCGAAACGATGGAAATGATCGCCAAGGAAAAATTAAACGTAACAAAGCTGAACCTTTTATGCCATAACACAAATACAAGAGGATTGCTTTTTTACAAAAAGCTAGGCTATAAGCCTTTCGATATTTCAGTAAGGTTCCGGTCTTCCGGTGAGCATGTGGCGTGTGTGCATATGGAAAAGCCGCTTTAA
- a CDS encoding LUD domain-containing protein, whose translation MAEQTHEQWLEELAADSRRKQEAFMNDIANKLRRPRVLEKPVHPFRGAPDFWQEYEWTLEERIERFTANFRNNGGHVSHLSSMDEAKQFIKDKAAELGARYMIRQNQPELAGMKLEEALPDVSLSVWNSDENENWKARAAEADFGVVVADYAAAYTSSIAVMSGKDKGRSVSLLPTVLIVIIPLERLKTKLGEILIPMDEAGRESLPAGVHFISGPSRSSDIENDLTIGVHGPGVVYALLVG comes from the coding sequence ATGGCTGAGCAGACGCATGAGCAATGGCTGGAGGAGCTTGCGGCGGATTCCCGCCGCAAGCAGGAAGCTTTTATGAATGATATCGCAAATAAGCTTAGACGTCCGCGCGTACTGGAGAAGCCAGTGCATCCGTTCCGCGGTGCCCCGGACTTTTGGCAGGAGTATGAATGGACGCTGGAGGAGCGAATTGAACGCTTCACGGCGAATTTTCGAAATAATGGCGGTCATGTCAGTCATTTGTCCTCGATGGACGAGGCGAAGCAGTTTATTAAGGATAAGGCGGCGGAGCTTGGTGCGCGTTACATGATTCGGCAAAACCAGCCGGAGCTTGCCGGGATGAAGCTGGAGGAAGCACTTCCTGACGTGAGCTTAAGCGTATGGAATAGCGATGAAAATGAAAATTGGAAAGCGCGCGCGGCCGAAGCGGATTTTGGGGTTGTTGTGGCTGATTACGCGGCTGCCTATACGTCATCTATTGCGGTAATGTCTGGAAAGGACAAAGGGCGCTCTGTCAGCCTGCTCCCAACTGTTCTCATCGTCATTATTCCGCTGGAGCGGCTGAAGACGAAGCTGGGTGAGATTTTAATTCCGATGGATGAAGCGGGCCGTGAGAGCTTGCCAGCGGGCGTTCATTTTATTTCAGGGCCAAGCCGATCATCCGATATTGAAAACGACCTGACCATTGGTGTTCATGGTCCTGGCGTAGTCTATGCGCTGCTGGTCGGTTAG
- the coaBC gene encoding bifunctional phosphopantothenoylcysteine decarboxylase/phosphopantothenate--cysteine ligase CoaBC has product MLTNKTIILGITGGIAAYKAATLCSRLVQAGAKVHVIMTESAARFITPLTLQTLSRNPVHIDTFDERDPAVVSHIHLADHADLIVVAPATANVIGKMANGLADDMLSTTLLAATSPVLVAPAMNVHMYEHPAVAQNLQTLADRGVMFVDPGEGQLACGYVAKGRLAEPEEIVHAVEEWFSRSRKLAGKHVLVTAGGTVERLDPVRYLTNDSSGKMGFAIAEAALLMGAEVTVVAGRTTVEPPGGAKLVRVESAQQMLDAVTAHFETADIVVKAAAVADYRPAQQQEQKLKKTGEKLTLELARTTDILQLLGERKTHQLLVGFAAETQQIAHYAMDKLARKHCDLIVANDVSAEGAGFNGDTNVVQLFGKEGLIEALPLLTKRETAKRILEVAVQRLSQLPIKRSLGE; this is encoded by the coding sequence ATGCTTACAAATAAAACAATCATACTAGGAATCACGGGTGGTATCGCAGCCTATAAAGCGGCTACGCTTTGCAGCCGGCTGGTGCAGGCAGGAGCTAAGGTGCACGTTATTATGACCGAATCAGCAGCTCGTTTCATTACGCCGCTGACGCTCCAGACGCTTTCGCGCAACCCGGTGCATATCGACACCTTTGACGAGAGGGACCCGGCGGTCGTATCCCATATTCATTTGGCCGATCATGCCGATCTTATTGTTGTTGCTCCAGCCACTGCCAATGTAATTGGCAAAATGGCAAATGGGCTTGCCGATGATATGCTCAGCACGACCCTTCTGGCGGCAACGAGCCCCGTGCTTGTCGCTCCAGCTATGAACGTGCATATGTATGAGCATCCGGCGGTGGCGCAAAATTTACAGACATTAGCAGATCGCGGCGTCATGTTCGTCGACCCGGGCGAGGGGCAGCTTGCCTGTGGTTATGTGGCGAAAGGGAGGCTGGCCGAGCCGGAGGAAATTGTCCATGCGGTGGAAGAGTGGTTCAGTCGCAGCCGCAAGCTTGCTGGCAAGCATGTTCTTGTTACTGCAGGCGGAACGGTGGAGCGGCTTGATCCCGTGCGGTATTTGACCAATGATTCCTCGGGCAAAATGGGCTTTGCCATAGCGGAGGCTGCGCTGCTGATGGGCGCGGAGGTGACCGTTGTCGCTGGACGGACGACTGTAGAGCCGCCTGGGGGGGCAAAGCTGGTGCGCGTTGAATCCGCTCAGCAAATGCTGGATGCGGTCACCGCGCATTTTGAAACGGCTGACATTGTTGTTAAAGCGGCGGCTGTTGCCGATTATCGCCCAGCCCAGCAGCAGGAGCAGAAGCTGAAAAAGACGGGCGAGAAGCTCACGCTTGAGCTTGCGCGCACGACGGATATTTTGCAGCTGCTTGGCGAGCGCAAGACGCATCAATTGCTCGTTGGTTTCGCTGCCGAAACCCAGCAGATCGCGCACTATGCGATGGATAAGCTGGCGCGCAAACACTGCGATCTCATCGTAGCCAATGATGTGAGCGCGGAAGGGGCAGGCTTCAACGGCGATACGAATGTTGTACAGCTATTTGGCAAGGAAGGGCTGATAGAGGCGCTTCCTTTATTGACCAAGCGCGAGACGGCAAAGCGAATTTTGGAAGTCGCGGTGCAGCGGCTTTCACAGCTCCCTATCAAAAGGAGCCTTGGCGAATGA
- a CDS encoding FadR/GntR family transcriptional regulator yields the protein MGSLQVTKLTKRNHYEEITAQIKRMIVDGELKVGDKLPSTKEMSERFGVGRSTTREALSALKAMGLIDIRQGGGCTVISTLPAEFELPELQSLRMNRKTLLELLEARQSFEVSNAAIASSKRTEEDLAVLKELVVQMKAAAGNDLEGERTDLLFHLTLVKATHNTILVQLFETVMNQVETAIREIRRVELYANRSVAEQLYEEHLAIYKAVEAQDAEAAALSMRQHLHHVESILMKYV from the coding sequence GTGGGTAGCCTGCAAGTAACGAAGCTGACTAAGCGGAACCATTACGAGGAAATAACGGCGCAAATTAAGCGGATGATCGTAGATGGGGAGCTTAAGGTCGGAGACAAGCTGCCGTCCACGAAGGAAATGTCCGAGCGCTTTGGGGTAGGGAGGTCTACGACAAGGGAAGCGCTCAGTGCGCTTAAAGCGATGGGACTGATTGACATTCGCCAAGGTGGCGGCTGTACGGTCATCAGCACGCTGCCCGCGGAGTTTGAGCTGCCCGAGCTGCAATCGCTGCGTATGAATCGCAAAACGCTATTGGAGCTGCTGGAGGCGCGCCAATCTTTTGAGGTATCGAATGCCGCTATCGCTTCGTCTAAACGGACGGAGGAGGATCTGGCTGTATTGAAGGAGCTTGTCGTTCAAATGAAGGCAGCCGCAGGCAATGACCTGGAAGGGGAGCGCACCGACCTGCTATTCCATTTGACGCTCGTGAAGGCGACTCATAATACGATTTTGGTCCAGCTTTTTGAGACGGTCATGAATCAGGTAGAAACGGCTATTCGTGAAATTCGCAGGGTTGAGCTATATGCGAACCGCTCGGTGGCGGAGCAGCTGTACGAGGAGCATTTGGCTATCTATAAGGCGGTTGAAGCGCAGGATGCCGAAGCGGCAGCGCTGTCGATGAGACAGCATCTGCATCACGTGGAAAGCATTTTGATGAAATATGTTTAA
- the priA gene encoding primosomal protein N', with protein sequence MIARVIVDVPSRQTDRPFDYEVPAEMSSWIGVGSRVGVPFGGRVLQGFVVELAEEAEVDSRRLKAVAELLDPLPPLLPDLIGLAKWMSDKYCCSWTAALQAMIPAALKGKAERYVSLNDSLGEELEQLARRLPQELLDMVSRQRQTKLEALKERFPQYAPDIKTALEEGVLLEQTAIRDRLAIRKVLTVFPPADKAAAVKALALWPAKAGKQRDLLAFMLERDEPIALQALLAEAGGSPASVRAVADKGLLELREVEQQRDPYASREFERTVPLPLTEGQQSVYTRIADAVTRGEPQVLLLHGVTGSGKTEVYLQAIQHCLKQGKQAIVLVPEIALTPQMVERFKGRFGDAVAVLHSRLSNGERYDEWRKIRSRKVQVAIGARSAIFAPFERIGLVIIDEEHESSYKQEESPKYHARDVSVQRARQHGAAVVLGSATPSLESYAAASRRPAEGRESSLLPMPDRVGGRPLPPVTVIDMRAELAAGNRSMFSRKLHEGLVQRLERGEQTVLLLNRRGYSTFVMCRSCGYTALCPHCDISLTHHQKSRLLRCHYCGHAEPAPQTCPSCESEHIRFFGTGTQRVEEELAKLFPGIRVIRMDVDTTTEKNAHEKLLKRFGDREADVLLGTQMVAKGLDFPYVTLVGVIAADTSLNLPDFRSAERTFQLLTQVAGRAGRHQLPGEVVVQTYAPEHYAITTAQKHDYIRFVEEELKHRGVMGYPPYCRLVLVTMSHEQLALLSSVSEQFVERLRELAADEGVLGPLGAGLPRALEVLGPVASPISRMKDRYRFQCVIKYRGNIDVPALLRGALAPFIAGSPQKLVQFSIDVDPQVIL encoded by the coding sequence ATGATTGCCAGAGTGATAGTGGACGTGCCGAGCCGTCAGACGGATCGGCCATTCGATTATGAGGTGCCTGCGGAAATGTCCAGCTGGATTGGTGTTGGAAGCCGGGTTGGCGTACCCTTCGGCGGCCGCGTGCTGCAAGGCTTCGTTGTGGAGCTGGCGGAAGAGGCGGAAGTGGACAGTCGGCGCCTAAAGGCGGTTGCCGAGCTGCTTGATCCGCTGCCGCCGCTGCTTCCCGACTTGATTGGGCTAGCTAAATGGATGAGCGACAAATATTGCTGCTCCTGGACAGCTGCGCTGCAAGCGATGATTCCCGCTGCGCTTAAAGGCAAGGCCGAGCGTTATGTGTCGTTGAACGATTCGCTCGGTGAGGAGCTGGAGCAGCTGGCAAGGCGCTTGCCGCAGGAGCTGCTGGATATGGTTTCGAGGCAGCGGCAGACGAAGCTTGAAGCACTGAAGGAGCGGTTTCCGCAATACGCGCCGGATATTAAGACGGCGCTTGAAGAAGGCGTACTGCTTGAGCAGACAGCGATTCGTGACCGTCTGGCCATTCGCAAGGTGCTGACGGTGTTTCCGCCAGCGGATAAGGCAGCGGCGGTGAAGGCGCTGGCTTTGTGGCCGGCAAAGGCGGGCAAGCAGCGGGACTTGCTTGCCTTCATGCTGGAGCGGGATGAGCCAATTGCGCTGCAAGCGCTGCTCGCGGAAGCGGGCGGATCGCCAGCAAGCGTGCGAGCGGTCGCAGACAAAGGCTTGCTGGAGCTGAGGGAAGTTGAGCAGCAGCGCGACCCTTATGCAAGCCGCGAGTTTGAGCGGACGGTTCCGCTGCCGCTCACCGAGGGGCAGCAAAGCGTATACACCCGCATAGCTGATGCGGTTACGCGCGGCGAGCCGCAGGTGCTGCTGCTGCATGGCGTAACGGGCAGCGGCAAAACCGAGGTCTATTTGCAGGCGATTCAGCATTGTCTAAAGCAAGGAAAGCAGGCGATTGTGCTTGTCCCGGAAATTGCGCTTACCCCGCAAATGGTCGAGCGGTTTAAAGGGCGCTTCGGCGATGCGGTAGCGGTGCTGCACAGCCGCTTGTCTAATGGGGAGCGCTATGATGAATGGCGCAAAATTAGAAGCCGCAAAGTACAGGTAGCCATCGGCGCTCGGTCGGCGATTTTTGCCCCTTTTGAACGCATCGGACTCGTCATTATTGATGAGGAGCATGAATCCTCCTACAAGCAGGAGGAAAGCCCGAAATACCATGCCAGAGATGTATCTGTACAGCGCGCAAGGCAGCATGGCGCGGCTGTCGTACTAGGCTCAGCGACGCCATCGCTTGAATCATATGCGGCGGCGAGCAGGCGACCGGCAGAAGGGCGCGAATCGTCGCTGCTGCCGATGCCAGACCGCGTAGGGGGCAGGCCGCTGCCGCCCGTGACGGTTATTGATATGCGCGCGGAGCTTGCGGCCGGCAATCGCTCGATGTTCAGCCGCAAGCTGCATGAAGGGCTCGTGCAGCGGCTGGAGCGCGGCGAGCAGACGGTGCTGCTGCTTAATCGACGCGGCTATTCTACCTTCGTCATGTGCCGCTCCTGCGGCTACACGGCGCTTTGTCCGCACTGCGATATTTCGCTGACGCATCATCAGAAGTCGCGGCTGCTGCGCTGCCATTATTGCGGACATGCGGAGCCAGCGCCGCAAACCTGTCCGTCCTGCGAAAGCGAGCATATCCGCTTTTTTGGTACGGGGACCCAGCGTGTAGAAGAGGAGCTTGCGAAGCTGTTTCCCGGCATTCGGGTCATTCGAATGGATGTGGACACGACGACGGAGAAAAACGCGCATGAGAAGCTGCTGAAGCGCTTCGGCGACCGTGAGGCGGATGTGCTGCTGGGCACGCAGATGGTAGCGAAGGGGCTTGATTTTCCATACGTTACGCTAGTTGGCGTTATTGCAGCGGATACGTCGCTTAATTTGCCGGATTTTCGCTCAGCGGAACGGACGTTTCAGCTGCTTACGCAGGTGGCAGGCCGTGCTGGCCGCCATCAGCTGCCAGGGGAGGTCGTTGTTCAGACGTATGCACCCGAGCATTATGCGATTACAACCGCGCAAAAGCATGACTACATCCGGTTTGTCGAAGAGGAGCTCAAGCATCGCGGCGTTATGGGCTATCCGCCTTATTGCCGATTGGTGCTGGTCACGATGTCGCATGAGCAGCTTGCGCTGCTGTCCTCAGTGTCAGAGCAGTTTGTGGAGCGGCTGCGCGAGCTGGCGGCCGATGAAGGCGTATTAGGGCCGCTTGGAGCGGGTTTGCCGCGTGCGCTAGAGGTGCTTGGTCCAGTCGCATCACCCATATCGAGAATGAAAGATCGCTACCGTTTTCAATGTGTGATAAAATATCGGGGGAACATTGATGTGCCTGCGCTTCTGCGCGGTGCGCTTGCGCCATTCATTGCAGGCTCCCCTCAGAAGCTTGTGCAGTTTAGCATTGATGTAGATCCGCAAGTCATATTATAG